One Sphaerisporangium krabiense DNA segment encodes these proteins:
- a CDS encoding lysylphosphatidylglycerol synthase domain-containing protein, with protein MSPSATRLITPKKLVRIAFLLVALGFGAWTIAGQWSRVAEGFARLSWPALGGSLVAVLAALTAGMLMWRALLADLGSPLRFADAAKVFFVGQLGKYIPGSLWPVLAQMEMGKDLGVPRPRSAAAFFLTYPIYLASGLLVALVTLPVFAGDSVTRYAWLLLLLPVLVAGLHPKVVNAALGLGLRLLRRPPLERPLTRRGLLTSAGWAFAGWAAYGVHLALIVAGLGVTGGRAFALSAGAFALAWCLGFAVVIAPAGAGVREVAMVAALAPVLDGGTAIVAALCSRLVVSAGDLVCAALAGAAARRARAVPVPARNE; from the coding sequence ATGAGCCCCTCGGCGACCCGCCTGATCACGCCCAAGAAGCTCGTCAGGATCGCCTTCCTGCTGGTCGCGCTGGGGTTCGGCGCGTGGACGATCGCCGGGCAGTGGTCCCGGGTGGCCGAGGGGTTCGCGCGGCTGTCGTGGCCCGCGCTCGGCGGCTCGCTGGTCGCCGTGCTCGCGGCGCTCACCGCGGGCATGCTCATGTGGCGGGCGCTGCTCGCCGACCTGGGCTCGCCGCTGCGGTTCGCCGACGCGGCCAAGGTGTTCTTCGTCGGACAGCTCGGCAAGTACATCCCCGGCTCGCTGTGGCCGGTGCTGGCGCAGATGGAGATGGGCAAGGACCTCGGCGTCCCGCGCCCGCGCAGCGCCGCCGCGTTCTTCCTGACCTATCCGATCTACCTGGCCAGCGGCCTGCTCGTCGCCCTGGTCACGCTGCCCGTCTTCGCCGGCGACTCGGTCACCCGCTACGCCTGGCTGCTCCTGCTGCTGCCGGTGCTCGTCGCCGGCCTCCATCCCAAGGTCGTCAACGCCGCGCTCGGCCTCGGGCTGCGCCTGCTGCGGCGGCCCCCGCTCGAACGTCCCCTGACCCGCCGCGGCCTGCTCACCTCGGCCGGGTGGGCGTTCGCCGGCTGGGCCGCCTACGGCGTCCACCTGGCGCTGATCGTCGCGGGCCTCGGCGTCACCGGGGGACGGGCGTTCGCGCTGTCGGCCGGGGCCTTCGCGCTGGCCTGGTGCCTCGGCTTCGCCGTCGTGATCGCCCCCGCCGGGGCGGGCGTCCGCGAGGTCGCCATGGTCGCCGCGCTGGCCCCGGTGCTGGACGGCGGGACGGCCATCGTCGCGGCCCTGTGCTCGCGCCTGGTGGTCTCCGCGGGCGACCTGGTCTGCGCCGCGCTGGCGGGCGCCGCCGCCCGCCGCGCCCGTGCCGTCCCCGTGCCCGCCCGCAACGAGTGA
- a CDS encoding glycosyltransferase family 4 protein: MTPRVLVDATAVPADRGGLIRYVDGLLSALDRAGADLAVVCQRSDADRYGKIAASARILPGPPAIGSRGARLAWEQTGLPVLARKVAAKVIHAPYYSIPLQSGLPTVATVHDVTWFTEHDRHGDLKGSFFRAATRTAVRDCARVIVPSKATRDELVRVLAADPTRIDVAYHGVDRGLFHEPSSDEVARAAGRLGLHGRPYVAFLGAFEPRKNVPNLVRGFGQAVRDLPEPPALVLASGAGWSDEVDTAIGELPVTVRVVRPGYLSFTDLPGFLGGAVVVAFPSRGEGFGLPVLEAMACGAPVLTTHRTSLPEVGGDAVAYTEPDAESIRDALKTLLLSPERRRALADAGISRSREFTWEASAEAHLASYERAADR; the protein is encoded by the coding sequence GTGACGCCCCGTGTGCTCGTCGACGCCACAGCGGTCCCCGCGGATCGCGGGGGCCTGATCCGCTACGTCGACGGTCTTCTCAGCGCGCTGGACCGGGCCGGCGCCGATCTCGCGGTGGTGTGCCAGCGCTCGGACGCCGACCGGTACGGCAAGATCGCCGCCTCGGCGCGCATCCTGCCGGGGCCGCCCGCGATCGGCAGCCGCGGCGCGCGCCTGGCCTGGGAGCAGACCGGCCTTCCCGTGCTGGCGCGCAAGGTGGCGGCCAAGGTCATCCACGCCCCGTACTATTCGATCCCGCTGCAGTCGGGCCTGCCCACCGTGGCCACCGTGCACGATGTCACGTGGTTCACCGAGCACGACCGCCACGGCGACCTGAAGGGCTCGTTCTTCCGCGCCGCCACCCGCACCGCCGTCCGCGACTGCGCCCGGGTGATCGTGCCGTCCAAGGCCACGCGGGACGAGCTGGTGCGGGTGCTCGCCGCCGACCCCACGCGCATCGACGTCGCCTACCACGGCGTGGACCGCGGCCTGTTCCACGAGCCGTCCTCCGACGAGGTCGCCCGCGCCGCCGGGCGGCTCGGCCTGCACGGCCGTCCCTACGTCGCCTTCCTCGGCGCCTTCGAGCCGCGTAAGAACGTTCCGAACCTGGTGCGCGGCTTCGGCCAGGCCGTGCGCGACCTCCCCGAGCCGCCCGCGCTGGTGCTGGCCAGCGGCGCGGGCTGGAGCGACGAGGTCGACACCGCGATCGGCGAGCTGCCCGTGACGGTGCGCGTGGTCCGCCCCGGCTACCTGTCGTTCACCGACCTGCCCGGCTTCCTCGGCGGCGCCGTCGTCGTGGCGTTCCCCTCCCGTGGCGAGGGGTTCGGGCTGCCGGTCCTGGAGGCCATGGCCTGCGGCGCTCCCGTGCTCACCACCCACCGCACCTCCCTGCCCGAGGTCGGCGGCGACGCCGTGGCCTACACCGAGCCGGACGCGGAGAGCATCAGGGACGCGCTGAAGACCCTGTTGCTGTCGCCGGAGCGCCGG
- a CDS encoding glycosyltransferase family 2 protein, whose amino-acid sequence MSVTETPETGPAVDAKPYVTIVLPCYNEQDHVIEEVERICGAMDGSGYTYELMAVDDHSTDGTLDRLREAAPRFPNMRVVAFHRNGGSGTVRRIGTQDARGEIVVWTDADMTYPNDRIPELVQILEKDPTVDQVVGARTSEQGSHKFLRVPAKWFIRKVAERLAGQEIPDLNSGLRAFRRSVSLPYLRLLPPGFSCVTTITLAFLSNQHDVQYMPIEYSKRAGTSKFSFISDAYRYILQVLRMVMYFNPLKVLMPPAIWLVVIGLVKGVVDMFRHPFYFPASTVMVFLSGLIIGSLALLADLIVRSRGE is encoded by the coding sequence GTGAGTGTGACCGAGACGCCTGAGACTGGACCCGCCGTGGACGCCAAGCCCTATGTGACGATCGTCCTTCCCTGTTACAACGAGCAGGACCACGTCATCGAGGAAGTCGAACGCATCTGCGGCGCCATGGACGGCAGCGGCTACACCTACGAGCTCATGGCCGTGGACGACCACTCCACCGACGGCACGCTCGACCGGCTCCGCGAGGCCGCGCCCCGCTTCCCCAACATGCGCGTCGTGGCCTTCCACCGCAACGGCGGCTCGGGCACCGTGCGGCGCATCGGCACGCAGGACGCGCGCGGCGAGATCGTCGTGTGGACCGACGCCGACATGACCTACCCCAACGACCGCATCCCCGAACTGGTGCAGATCTTGGAGAAGGACCCCACCGTCGACCAGGTCGTCGGGGCGCGCACCAGCGAGCAGGGGTCGCACAAGTTCCTGCGGGTGCCCGCCAAGTGGTTCATCCGCAAGGTGGCCGAGCGGCTGGCGGGCCAGGAGATCCCCGACCTGAACTCGGGGCTGCGCGCGTTCCGCAGGTCGGTCTCGCTGCCGTACCTGCGGCTGCTGCCCCCCGGGTTCTCCTGCGTCACCACGATCACGCTGGCGTTCCTGTCCAACCAGCACGACGTGCAGTACATGCCGATCGAGTACAGCAAGCGGGCGGGGACGTCCAAGTTCAGCTTCATCTCCGACGCCTACCGCTACATCCTCCAGGTGCTGCGGATGGTGATGTACTTCAACCCGCTCAAGGTGCTGATGCCGCCCGCGATCTGGCTGGTGGTGATCGGCCTGGTCAAGGGCGTCGTGGACATGTTCCGCCACCCCTTCTACTTCCCGGCCAGCACCGTGATGGTGTTCCTGTCCGGCCTGATCATCGGGTCGCTGGCCCTGCTGGCCGACCTGATCGTCCGCTCCCGGGGCGAGTAG
- a CDS encoding class I SAM-dependent methyltransferase, producing the protein MGRERVAQLEYSEFQAAMLDEAKRRRKAAKIIAVLAHFLGRDAGDGPVLDGRRVADIGCSAGFIADELAAAGAEHAFGIDIDVPGLRKAAERFGKRVAFVCADGTALPFPDGSMDVLVFNHIYEHVVDPDAVIREMRRVLADDGVLYLGLGNRLGVIEPHYKLPFLSYLPPALADRYVRSFGRADHYYERFRTRGGLRRMLAGFHVWDYSLPVLASPERFAGAELFPGAAGRAAQATLARAPRAALRALLPVVPTYLWVASKTPRRPLGPALPQPPQPVPTP; encoded by the coding sequence GTGGGTAGGGAACGCGTGGCGCAGCTTGAGTACTCCGAGTTTCAGGCCGCGATGCTGGACGAGGCGAAGCGGCGGCGCAAGGCCGCCAAGATCATCGCCGTACTGGCGCACTTCCTCGGGCGCGACGCCGGCGACGGCCCCGTCCTCGACGGCAGGCGCGTCGCCGACATCGGCTGCTCGGCCGGTTTCATCGCCGACGAGCTCGCCGCGGCGGGCGCGGAGCACGCCTTCGGGATCGACATCGACGTCCCCGGCCTGCGCAAGGCGGCGGAGCGGTTCGGCAAGCGGGTGGCCTTCGTCTGCGCCGACGGCACCGCGCTGCCGTTTCCCGACGGGTCGATGGACGTCCTGGTCTTCAACCACATCTACGAGCACGTGGTCGACCCCGACGCCGTGATCAGGGAGATGCGCCGGGTGCTCGCCGACGACGGCGTGCTGTACCTCGGGCTCGGCAACCGGCTCGGCGTGATCGAGCCGCACTACAAGCTGCCCTTCCTGTCGTACCTGCCCCCCGCGCTCGCCGACCGCTACGTCCGCTCGTTCGGCCGCGCCGACCACTACTACGAGCGGTTCCGCACGCGCGGAGGGCTGCGCCGCATGCTGGCCGGCTTCCACGTCTGGGACTACTCGCTGCCCGTGCTGGCCTCGCCGGAGCGTTTCGCCGGCGCCGAGCTGTTCCCCGGCGCCGCCGGTCGCGCCGCCCAGGCCACCTTGGCCCGCGCGCCGCGCGCCGCCCTGCGCGCGCTGCTGCCCGTCGTGCCCACCTACCTGTGGGTGGCGTCCAAGACGCCGCGCAGGCCGCTCGGGCCGGCCCTGCCGCAGCCCCCGCAGCCCGTCCCGACGCCATGA
- a CDS encoding glycosyltransferase family 4 protein: MRIAIAGPTYPYKGGGAQHTTELAHRLAAAGHDVVIESWRAQYPAFLYPGQQTISSPEGDPFPHVRRVLDWRNPAGWLGCGRRLRGAGLVVLTLLSPVQVPAYLGILYGLRRAAPVVALCHNVLPHERKPYDVPLVRALLRRVDRVLAHSEEQAALARELAPAPVSVAALPPHLPSRAAGGAARGVTRRLLFFGIVRPYKGLDLLLRALARVPGVSLTVAGEFWGGLDDTRALIAELGLGDRVELRPGYVPADEMPALFAGADALVMPYRSATASQNVWLAHEHGLPAIVTDVGPLAAHVTDGVDGLVAAPGSVDALAEAVTRFYAPGEPERLRANVKAVDPAPYWATYVRTLLAPGS; the protein is encoded by the coding sequence ATGCGCATCGCGATCGCCGGGCCCACGTACCCGTACAAGGGGGGCGGGGCGCAGCACACCACCGAGCTGGCGCACCGCCTCGCGGCCGCCGGGCACGACGTCGTGATCGAGTCCTGGCGCGCGCAGTACCCCGCGTTCCTGTACCCCGGGCAGCAGACGATCTCCTCGCCGGAAGGCGACCCGTTCCCGCACGTCCGGCGGGTGCTGGACTGGCGCAACCCGGCCGGCTGGCTCGGCTGCGGGCGGCGGTTGCGCGGCGCGGGGCTCGTCGTGCTCACCCTGCTCAGCCCGGTCCAGGTGCCCGCCTACCTGGGCATCCTGTACGGCCTGCGCCGCGCGGCCCCGGTCGTGGCCCTGTGCCACAACGTGCTGCCGCACGAGCGCAAGCCCTATGACGTGCCGCTGGTCCGGGCGCTGCTGCGCCGGGTGGACCGGGTGCTCGCGCACTCGGAGGAGCAGGCCGCGCTCGCCAGGGAGCTCGCCCCCGCGCCGGTCTCCGTCGCCGCCCTGCCGCCGCACCTGCCGTCCCGGGCCGCCGGGGGCGCCGCGCGGGGCGTGACGCGGCGGCTGCTGTTCTTCGGCATCGTCCGGCCGTACAAGGGCCTCGACCTGCTGCTGCGCGCCCTCGCCCGGGTGCCGGGCGTGTCGCTGACCGTCGCGGGCGAGTTCTGGGGCGGCCTGGACGACACGCGCGCGCTGATCGCGGAGCTGGGGCTCGGCGACCGGGTCGAGCTGCGGCCCGGCTACGTGCCCGCCGACGAGATGCCCGCCCTGTTCGCCGGGGCGGACGCGCTCGTGATGCCCTACCGCTCGGCCACCGCCAGCCAGAACGTCTGGCTCGCCCACGAGCACGGCCTTCCCGCCATCGTCACCGACGTGGGGCCGCTGGCCGCGCACGTCACCGACGGCGTGGACGGCCTGGTCGCGGCCCCCGGCTCGGTGGACGCCCTGGCCGAGGCCGTCACCCGCTTCTACGCCCCCGGCGAGCCGGAACGTCTCCGCGCGAACGTCAAGGCCGTGGACCCCGCCCCCTATTGGGCGACGTACGTCCGCACGCTGCTCGCCCCGGGCTCGTGA